A window of Puntigrus tetrazona isolate hp1 chromosome 11, ASM1883169v1, whole genome shotgun sequence contains these coding sequences:
- the iars1 gene encoding LOW QUALITY PROTEIN: isoleucine--tRNA ligase, cytoplasmic (The sequence of the model RefSeq protein was modified relative to this genomic sequence to represent the inferred CDS: substituted 1 base at 1 genomic stop codon), translating into MEPVFGLRLLSTPFINGADVHRTPASSDRPASVEKGGSITTSCCLIALEGAVSRMQSVLRELGRVIRDRKTLRVMLICXRWALFQYPLKEVVVIHQDPEALRDIQSLQKKVKVELNVRQLTLSTDKDKYGIRLRAEPDHMVLGKRLKGAFKSVTASIKELKSEELEIFQRTGSIVVDGHELLEDDLRLMYSFDQSSGTPAQYEAHSDAQVLVLLDVTPDQAMQDEGVAREVINRIQKLRKKGHLVPSDEITVYYSSQPAGEYLDKVIRAHTDFILATTKAPLKPYPVAQSSSVIVQEKTQLKGSDLDLTIVRGPASQAPLTSAACAFVNLRVTLRTNSKVRVILLENPRGDDTLGVERLKSVCCSVFGLNGAPVTIFSGRTALTAGTDLMSLSGKTLTVTSGSSPADVSGSDPPLCPYVNLQLVNTGEVATLLLMNPVGKNALLFPDLLREAAKVFGLRGRKLRLYLNEELTDELEASSLHSLNTKTLYVKVLPTTAEA; encoded by the exons ATGGAG CCTGTTTTTGGTCTCAGGCTCCTTTCCACGCCGTTCATAAACGGGGCTGATGTACACAGAACCCCTGCGTCATCTGATCGACCGGCGTCGGTGGAGAAGGGCGGGAGCATCACTACCTCATGCTGCCTCAT CGCGCTCGAAGGCGCCGTGTCTCGGATGCAGTCGGTCCTTCGAGAGCTGGGCCGTGTGATCCGGGACAGGAAGACTCTGCG TGTGATGCTGATCTGCTGACGCTGGGCTCTGTTTCAGTACCCGCTGAAGGAGGTGGTGGTGATCCATCAGGACCCAGAGGCGCTCAGAGACATCCAGTCCCTGCAGAAA AAAGTAAAAGTGGAA CTGAATGTCCGCCAGCTCACTCTGTCCACTGACAAGGACAAATATGGCATTCGTCTGCGAGCTGAACCCGATCACATGGTGCTGGGCAAACGGCTGAAAGGGGCATTTAAATCCGTGACTGCTTCCATCAAAGAGCTGAAGAGTGAAGAGCTGGAGATCTTCCAGAGGACAG GGTCCATCGTGGTGGACGGTCACGAGCTGCTGGAGGACGACCTGCGTCTGATGTACAGCTTCGATCAGAGCTCAGGAACGCCGGCTCAGTACGAGGCTCACTCGGACGCTCAG GTGCTGGTTCTTCTGGACGTCACGCCCGATCAGGCCATGCAGGACGAGGGTGTGGCCCGAGAGGTCATCAACCGCATCCAGAAGCTGCGCAAGAAG GGTCACCTGGTCCCGTCGGATGAGATCACGGTGTATTACAGCAGTCAGCCGGCGGGAGAATACCTGGATAAAGTGATCCGAGCACACACTGACTTCATACTGGCCACCACTAAAGCTCCTCTCAAGCCCTATCCTGTGGCCCAGAGCTCCAGCGTGATCGTCCAGGAGAAAACACAG ctcAAGGGCTCAGACCTGGACTTGACCATCGTTAGAGGTCCGGCGTCTCAGGCGCCTCTGACCTCCGCCGCCTGCGCCTTCGTCAACCTCAGGGTCACTCTCAGGACAAACAGCAAGGTCA GGGTGATCCTGCTGGAGAACCCCAGGGGTGACGACACGCTGGGCGTGGAGCGGCTCAAGAGCGTCTGCTGTAGTGTGTTCGGACTCAACGGTGCACCTGTGACCATATTCAGCGGGAGGACAG CGCTGACCGCTGGGACTGACCTGATGTCCCTGAGCGGGAAAACGCTGACGGTGACCTCGGGTTCGAGTCCCGCAGACGTGAGCGGCTCCGACCCTCCTCTGTGTCCGTATGTGAACCTGCAGCTCGTGAAC ACCGGAGAAGTGGCCACGCTGCTCTTGATGAACCCAGTGGGGAAGAACGCCTTGCTCTTCCCCGATCTGCTGCGAGAAGCGGCTAAAGTCTTCGGCCTGAGAGGAAGGAAGCTGCGGCTGTACCTGAACGAGGAGCTGACAGACG AGCTGGAGGCGTCTTCTCTGCACTCTCTGAACACCAAGACCCTCTACGTGAAGGTTCTTCCTACAACAGCAGAAGCTTAA